Proteins found in one Cobetia sp. L2A1 genomic segment:
- a CDS encoding tRNA-(ms[2]io[6]A)-hydroxylase, whose translation MPCDIAAPEGPGVEDTDALLPASLLAFLPCRTPLSWIEAALENPELLLIDHAQCEKKAASTAMSLMYRYVDRPLLLTKMSQLAREELLHFEQVVGLMEQRGIVYRHIKASRYAEKLRQQVRDEDPERLVDILLIGALIEARSCERFACLIPYLEPELAKFYRTLVKSEGRHYEDYLILAEHYANEPLEPRLAVLRAVEQELIETPDSSFRFHSGLPISRREQRASVRVG comes from the coding sequence ATGCCTTGCGATATTGCAGCGCCGGAAGGCCCTGGCGTTGAGGATACCGATGCCTTGCTGCCTGCGTCGTTATTGGCCTTTTTACCTTGCCGCACGCCGCTGAGTTGGATAGAAGCGGCGCTTGAGAACCCTGAGCTACTGCTGATTGATCATGCTCAGTGCGAGAAGAAAGCCGCGTCTACTGCGATGAGCCTGATGTATCGCTATGTGGATAGGCCTCTGTTGTTGACCAAGATGTCCCAACTGGCCCGAGAAGAGCTTTTGCACTTCGAACAGGTCGTGGGTCTGATGGAGCAGCGCGGAATCGTCTATCGTCATATCAAGGCATCCCGTTATGCTGAAAAATTACGTCAGCAGGTAAGAGATGAGGACCCCGAACGACTGGTGGATATTCTGCTGATCGGTGCCTTGATTGAGGCCAGATCTTGCGAGCGCTTCGCATGCCTGATTCCTTATCTTGAGCCAGAGCTTGCAAAGTTCTATCGCACTTTGGTTAAGTCAGAAGGACGCCACTATGAGGATTACCTCATATTGGCAGAACACTATGCCAACGAACCACTCGAACCCCGTCTCGCGGTGCTACGTGCAGTGGAACAGGAATTGATCGAAACCCCCGATTCTTCCTTCCGCTTCCACAGTGGTCTGCCGATCTCGCGGCGAGAACAACGTGCGTCAGTCAGGGTGGGCTGA
- a CDS encoding DUF1289 domain-containing protein: MSRILSPCVGVCSTTVGDNVCRGCQRHDHEILDWFGYDSEQRAHRMSELDALRSHVAARWLIVHDEAVLTAQMERHRIRFRHEQSALSRAVELLRVGRTRIRDLEAYGLTVRETGNKLDPERLFSRINDEIMVEATRRADNEMNSDNQMSTSVREWAPEKKD, from the coding sequence ATGAGTCGTATTCTTTCTCCCTGTGTCGGGGTTTGCTCTACCACTGTCGGTGACAATGTCTGTCGAGGGTGTCAGCGCCACGATCACGAGATCCTTGACTGGTTCGGCTACGATAGCGAGCAGCGTGCGCACCGAATGTCTGAATTGGATGCGTTACGCAGTCATGTGGCAGCGCGCTGGTTGATCGTTCACGACGAGGCCGTACTGACAGCTCAGATGGAGCGGCACCGTATCCGCTTTCGTCACGAGCAATCGGCGCTATCGCGTGCGGTAGAGCTTCTACGTGTTGGCCGTACTCGTATTCGTGATCTCGAGGCCTATGGTCTTACGGTGCGCGAAACAGGCAATAAACTTGATCCGGAACGCCTTTTTTCGCGGATAAACGATGAAATCATGGTGGAAGCTACTAGACGCGCCGATAATGAAATGAATTCAGATAACCAGATGTCTACTTCCGTCAGGGAGTGGGCGCCTGAAAAAAAAGACTGA